In Lysobacter lycopersici, a genomic segment contains:
- a CDS encoding BPSS1780 family membrane protein, with translation MEIRRLPIGQGIAWFRQAANLGASNPRAVFGAALLLIATLYAVMFVAMLPMIARLQHQEIGSIQSLLKWMVPFFLVVMWLTPVLIGGLMHVIRESESGRPARARDVYIAFRAGKAWRLASLGLVQIGFGILGGMLVTVLAGQNYWHDYMAAMQAAMSGSVPVMPEPQHPGLLLLTQLVFNYFSYAIMLLSIPLILFSGLSFGQAISASFRASLRNFFPYLFAGILFVLAMIVAVLMIMLAMVVAQVVGSFLHPAVGTALTLVLFFVFAAMVLVVLVGSAYLAWRDTFEAAVQAVGPADQLQA, from the coding sequence ATGGAGATTCGCAGGCTGCCCATTGGGCAAGGCATCGCCTGGTTCAGGCAGGCCGCCAATCTTGGCGCATCCAACCCGAGGGCGGTGTTCGGCGCGGCGCTACTGTTGATCGCGACGCTCTACGCGGTGATGTTCGTCGCGATGCTGCCGATGATCGCGCGGCTGCAGCACCAGGAAATAGGCAGCATCCAGTCGTTGCTGAAATGGATGGTGCCGTTTTTCCTGGTCGTGATGTGGTTGACGCCGGTCCTGATCGGCGGGTTGATGCACGTCATCCGCGAATCCGAATCCGGTCGTCCGGCGCGTGCACGGGACGTGTACATCGCGTTCCGCGCCGGCAAGGCGTGGCGCCTGGCCTCGTTGGGGCTCGTGCAGATCGGGTTCGGGATCCTTGGCGGCATGCTGGTGACGGTATTGGCGGGCCAGAATTACTGGCACGACTACATGGCCGCGATGCAGGCCGCGATGAGCGGTTCGGTTCCGGTGATGCCGGAGCCGCAACACCCCGGCTTGTTGTTGCTGACGCAGTTGGTATTCAACTACTTCAGCTACGCGATCATGCTGTTGTCGATTCCGCTGATCCTGTTCTCGGGCCTGAGCTTCGGGCAGGCCATCTCGGCGAGCTTTCGCGCTTCGTTGCGCAACTTCTTCCCGTACCTGTTCGCCGGCATCCTGTTCGTGCTGGCGATGATCGTTGCGGTGCTCATGATCATGTTGGCCATGGTGGTGGCGCAGGTGGTGGGCAGTTTCCTGCACCCGGCGGTTGGCACGGCCCTGACCCTGGTGCTGTTTTTCGTCTTTGCGGCGATGGTGTTGGTGGTGCTGGTCGGCAGCGCATACCTGGCCTGGCGGGACACCTTCGAAGCCGCGGTGCAGGCGGTCGGACCCGCCGACCAGTTGCAGGCCTGA
- the glyS gene encoding glycine--tRNA ligase subunit beta: MTATQPLLIELGTEELPVKALPGLAQAFFDGVLAALEKRGIAVERGDAKPLYSPRRIAVLLPGVATEQPEQASEVLGPYLNIALDADGKPTRALEGFAAKAGVEWTQLEKLSDAKGERFVHRSTKSGAKTSELLPEVLREAIAAMPIPKPMRWGDHDYAFARPVHWLVLLLGEDVVDAELFGVRADRMSRGHRFLHDKPVWIGHPNDYVDALRSAHVLVDVEERRARIVAEVNAAAKQAGGVARIDDDNLEQVNCLNEWPVAVACAFEREFLAVPQEALVATMEANQKFFPVLDAGGKLTEHFIGIANVESKDAGEIRKGYERVIRPRFADAKFFFDEDLKQGLEAMGAGLATVTYQAKLGSVKDKAERVAALAESIAPQVNVDPELARRSALLAKNDLQSRMVNEFPELQGIAGRYYAKAANEPAEVALAIDEAYQPRFAGDDIALSPLGKVLAIAERLDTLAGGFAAGLKPTGNKDPFALRRNALGLARTIIESGFGLNARGLIHKAVELLPAGVQPHADRNTETIHLDLFEFVLDRLRGYYADKGVPAQHFEAVAARVRMIVDASLYDFDRRIDAIGTFAQLPEAAALAAANKRIGNILKKATDEIPQVEDADLLREPAELALAEAVEAVYGETGHALAHGDYVDALAHLARLRPQVDAFFDQVMVNVDDEALRRNRLALLKRLADRLGSVAAIEHLSA; the protein is encoded by the coding sequence ATGACCGCGACACAACCGCTCCTGATCGAACTCGGCACCGAGGAACTCCCGGTCAAGGCCCTGCCCGGGCTTGCGCAGGCCTTCTTCGACGGCGTGCTCGCGGCGCTGGAAAAGCGCGGCATCGCGGTCGAACGCGGCGATGCGAAACCGCTCTATTCGCCGCGCCGCATCGCGGTGCTGCTGCCGGGCGTCGCGACCGAACAGCCGGAACAGGCGTCCGAAGTGCTCGGCCCCTATCTCAACATCGCGCTCGATGCCGATGGCAAGCCGACCAGGGCGCTGGAAGGTTTCGCGGCGAAAGCCGGCGTCGAGTGGACGCAGCTCGAAAAACTTTCGGACGCCAAGGGCGAACGCTTCGTGCATCGTTCGACCAAATCCGGCGCGAAGACTTCGGAATTGCTGCCGGAGGTGCTGCGCGAAGCCATCGCCGCGATGCCGATTCCCAAGCCGATGCGCTGGGGCGACCACGATTACGCCTTCGCGCGGCCGGTGCATTGGCTGGTGCTGCTGCTGGGCGAGGACGTGGTCGATGCGGAACTGTTCGGCGTGCGCGCCGACCGCATGAGCCGCGGCCACCGTTTCCTGCACGACAAGCCGGTGTGGATCGGCCATCCGAACGATTACGTCGACGCGCTGCGCAGCGCGCACGTGCTGGTCGATGTCGAGGAACGCCGCGCACGCATCGTCGCCGAGGTGAACGCGGCCGCGAAGCAGGCCGGCGGCGTCGCGCGCATCGATGACGACAACCTCGAACAGGTGAACTGCCTCAACGAGTGGCCGGTGGCGGTCGCCTGCGCGTTCGAACGCGAATTCCTCGCGGTGCCGCAGGAAGCGCTGGTCGCGACGATGGAAGCAAACCAGAAGTTCTTCCCGGTGCTCGATGCCGGCGGCAAGCTCACCGAGCATTTCATCGGCATCGCGAATGTCGAATCCAAGGATGCGGGCGAAATCCGCAAGGGTTACGAACGCGTGATTCGCCCACGCTTCGCCGACGCGAAGTTCTTCTTCGACGAAGACCTGAAGCAGGGTCTCGAAGCGATGGGCGCGGGCCTCGCGACCGTGACGTACCAAGCCAAGCTCGGCAGCGTCAAAGACAAGGCCGAGCGCGTCGCCGCGCTGGCGGAAAGCATCGCGCCGCAGGTCAATGTCGATCCGGAACTGGCGAGGCGCTCTGCGCTGCTCGCCAAGAACGACCTGCAAAGCCGCATGGTCAACGAGTTCCCGGAACTGCAGGGCATCGCCGGCCGTTACTACGCGAAAGCCGCGAACGAACCGGCCGAAGTCGCGCTCGCCATCGACGAGGCCTACCAGCCGCGCTTCGCTGGCGACGACATCGCGTTGTCGCCGCTCGGGAAAGTCCTCGCGATCGCCGAACGCCTCGACACGCTTGCCGGCGGGTTCGCCGCGGGGCTGAAGCCGACCGGCAACAAGGATCCGTTCGCGCTGCGGCGCAATGCGCTGGGACTGGCGCGGACGATCATCGAGAGTGGATTCGGACTCAACGCGCGCGGCCTGATCCACAAGGCCGTCGAGCTTTTGCCCGCAGGCGTGCAGCCGCATGCGGATCGAAATACCGAAACGATCCACCTCGATTTGTTCGAGTTCGTCCTGGACCGCCTTCGTGGCTACTACGCCGACAAGGGCGTTCCTGCGCAACATTTCGAAGCGGTCGCAGCGCGCGTCCGGATGATCGTCGACGCTTCGCTCTACGACTTCGACCGCCGCATCGACGCCATCGGCACCTTCGCGCAACTGCCAGAAGCCGCCGCGCTGGCTGCGGCCAACAAGCGCATCGGCAACATCCTGAAAAAGGCCACGGACGAGATTCCGCAGGTCGAAGACGCCGATCTCCTGCGCGAACCGGCCGAACTCGCCCTGGCCGAAGCGGTGGAAGCGGTCTACGGCGAAACCGGCCACGCGCTGGCGCACGGCGACTACGTCGACGCGCTCGCCCACCTCGCCCGGCTGCGGCCGCAGGTCGATGCCTTCTTCGACCAGGTGATGGTGAACGTCGACGACGAAGCGCTGCGCCGCAACCGCCTCGCCCTGCTCAAGCGCCTCGCCGACCGCCTCGGCAGCGTCGCCGCGATCGAGCATTTGTCGGCCTGA
- a CDS encoding translocation/assembly module TamB domain-containing protein, whose amino-acid sequence MNWRERYARYRRYGLDPLPDDASDAQREAHIAELRALRKKRQRKVALRSGLGTLAIVVGVALLLYWLLMTIGGRDVLLRQIAARLPAGSELTWKSAEGPASGPMTLHGVHFSMPRQRDPDCVPTKNASCAMGRIAFDADTVVVDPAIRPLFGKRLRLDALDLRGATLNLPRSDKPFELPTWPDVLPNIAPPLALQARAIRIDDLEVLQEGEPLVDIRSARGGLDAGAGKLHVEHLRVDSDRGVFTAHGDYLPRDDYRSDLVATAVLPAPGGRTAPRLGLVAKGDLSRMDVAIAGRVPAPTRATLTLRGDKDAPTWHLRANSTALDPSLLTGSGEASTPFAFDLQADGVGGNANVRGNVQQGDFRATLQPSKLGLEDRLLRAKPLVLDVFDGRVTANGYADLRDPEKAALKFAVNARGLQWRSEDGATQVRGDADFGLAGKPELWAAIGNAKLQRGRDRADIRLDGIGDRDGVRIRALQATMPQGRLDATGTLAWAPNLAWKADATLAGFDPGYFAPDWPGAISGKLQSNGQVRDSGSLLAHVDARQLGGTLRKRALSGRGTFDIDGDNYSGDVALALGASRVDARGRIASTMQVDANFAPLQLDDLLPDGRGTLRGTLQLRGARNAPDVAVDMNGSGVAFGDYRAEHFAAKGRLPWKAGDGALALDAQGLQLGLPFADLRANLRGAIERLRFDADARGDIGTIALQGDANRQGARWQGTLAALRFDPAKGANWVLQQPTRWSWDGNNGALSRSCLASNAGGSLCADADWPRRGANVQGEALPLALLVPYLPERSDGRPWLLNGDIALDARVVAAGNAWRGNATLTSTNGGLRNSARARRDFVGYRDLKLDASFDPQRIDAKLGALLHGNMGNDDGRIDAHVATGWDEFAPLSGEVKVNTDELTWMELFSPDIVEPTGKLDADLRLAGTRAAPMVGGEGRLQDFATELPSLGIALSQGDVQLQAQADGNARIVGSVHSGDGVLHVDGTLGWRNQDTPLVLNLRGENVLVAETRQLRAVANPDVAVRYRAGDPLQVSGTVTIPEADINLERLDEGVSASEDVVVLDPVDPKREAPSRLDLDLALVMGEDVNIKGFGLVGTLDGSLRVRAVPGREMRGSGALDVAGRYTAYGQKLDITRGRLLWSNTPVGDPILDVRAERVVGDVTAGIKVEGRASAPRATVYSDPAKSESEALSYLALGRPLDSLSGDEARQLGAAKSALNAGTGLIASELGSRLGLDDAGVTESRALGSDVLSVGKYLSPKLYVGYGVSLLGTGQVMMLKYLLRKGFDIQIESSTVENRASVNWRKEK is encoded by the coding sequence ATGAACTGGCGCGAACGCTACGCGCGTTATCGCCGCTACGGACTCGATCCGCTGCCCGACGACGCGAGCGACGCGCAGCGCGAAGCGCACATCGCCGAACTGCGCGCACTGCGGAAAAAACGGCAACGCAAGGTCGCGCTGCGCAGCGGGCTCGGCACGCTCGCGATCGTCGTCGGCGTCGCGCTGCTGCTGTACTGGCTGCTGATGACGATCGGCGGCCGCGATGTGCTGCTGCGGCAGATCGCCGCACGCCTGCCCGCCGGCAGCGAACTGACGTGGAAATCGGCGGAGGGCCCGGCTTCGGGGCCGATGACCCTGCACGGCGTGCATTTTTCGATGCCGCGCCAGCGCGATCCGGATTGCGTGCCGACGAAGAACGCCAGCTGCGCGATGGGCCGGATCGCGTTCGACGCCGACACGGTGGTGGTCGATCCGGCGATCCGCCCGCTGTTCGGCAAGCGCCTGCGCCTCGACGCGCTCGACCTGCGCGGCGCGACGCTGAACCTGCCGCGCAGCGACAAGCCCTTCGAACTGCCGACCTGGCCGGACGTATTGCCGAACATCGCGCCGCCGCTGGCATTGCAGGCGCGCGCGATCCGCATCGACGACCTGGAAGTACTGCAGGAAGGCGAACCGCTCGTCGACATCCGCAGCGCGCGCGGCGGGCTCGATGCAGGCGCGGGGAAACTGCACGTCGAACACCTGCGCGTGGACAGCGACCGCGGCGTGTTCACCGCGCACGGCGATTACCTGCCGCGCGACGATTACCGCAGCGACCTCGTCGCCACCGCGGTGCTGCCCGCGCCCGGGGGACGCACCGCACCGCGGCTCGGGCTGGTGGCGAAGGGCGATCTGTCGCGGATGGATGTCGCCATCGCCGGCCGCGTGCCGGCACCGACGCGCGCGACGCTGACCCTGCGCGGGGACAAGGACGCGCCGACCTGGCACCTGCGCGCGAACAGCACGGCGCTGGACCCGTCGCTGCTCACCGGCAGCGGCGAGGCCTCGACCCCGTTCGCGTTCGACCTGCAGGCCGATGGCGTCGGTGGCAATGCGAACGTTCGGGGCAATGTGCAACAAGGCGATTTCCGCGCGACCTTGCAACCGTCGAAACTCGGCCTCGAGGATCGCCTGCTGCGCGCGAAACCGCTGGTGCTGGACGTATTCGACGGTCGGGTCACTGCGAACGGCTACGCCGACCTGCGCGATCCGGAAAAGGCGGCGCTCAAGTTCGCGGTGAACGCGCGTGGCCTGCAATGGCGCAGCGAGGACGGCGCGACGCAGGTGCGCGGGGATGCGGACTTCGGCCTCGCCGGAAAGCCCGAGCTGTGGGCGGCGATCGGCAACGCGAAGTTGCAGCGCGGTCGCGACCGCGCGGACATCCGGCTGGACGGCATCGGCGACCGCGACGGCGTGCGCATTCGCGCGTTGCAGGCAACGATGCCGCAGGGCCGGCTGGACGCGACCGGCACGCTGGCGTGGGCGCCGAACCTCGCATGGAAAGCCGACGCGACGCTCGCCGGTTTCGATCCCGGCTATTTCGCCCCGGACTGGCCGGGTGCGATCAGCGGGAAATTGCAGAGCAACGGCCAAGTGCGGGACAGCGGGTCGCTTCTGGCGCATGTCGATGCGCGACAACTCGGCGGCACGCTGCGCAAGCGGGCGCTGTCCGGCCGCGGCACGTTCGACATCGACGGCGACAACTACAGCGGCGATGTCGCGCTGGCGCTGGGCGCAAGCCGCGTCGACGCCAGGGGACGCATCGCGTCGACGATGCAGGTCGATGCGAACTTCGCGCCGCTGCAGCTGGACGACTTGCTGCCGGACGGCCGCGGCACGCTGCGCGGCACCTTGCAACTGCGCGGCGCGCGCAATGCACCGGACGTCGCGGTCGACATGAACGGCAGCGGCGTCGCATTCGGCGACTACCGTGCGGAACATTTCGCGGCGAAGGGCCGACTGCCGTGGAAGGCCGGCGACGGCGCGCTCGCGCTCGATGCGCAAGGCCTGCAGCTCGGATTGCCGTTCGCCGACCTGCGCGCCAACCTGCGCGGCGCGATCGAACGCCTGCGCTTCGACGCCGATGCGCGTGGCGACATCGGCACGATTGCGTTGCAGGGCGATGCGAACAGGCAGGGCGCGCGCTGGCAGGGCACGCTGGCGGCGTTGCGTTTCGATCCGGCGAAAGGCGCGAACTGGGTATTGCAGCAGCCGACGCGCTGGTCCTGGGATGGGAACAATGGCGCGTTGTCGCGCTCCTGCCTCGCCTCGAACGCGGGCGGCAGCCTGTGCGCGGACGCGGACTGGCCGCGGCGCGGCGCCAACGTGCAGGGCGAGGCCTTGCCGCTGGCCTTGCTGGTGCCCTACCTGCCCGAACGCAGCGACGGCCGGCCGTGGCTGCTCAACGGCGATATCGCGCTGGATGCGCGCGTCGTTGCCGCCGGCAACGCCTGGCGCGGCAATGCGACGCTGACTTCGACCAATGGCGGCCTGCGCAACAGTGCGCGTGCGCGCCGCGATTTCGTCGGCTATCGCGACCTCAAGCTCGACGCGAGCTTCGACCCGCAACGCATCGACGCGAAGCTCGGCGCGCTGCTTCACGGCAATATGGGCAACGACGACGGCCGCATCGACGCGCACGTCGCCACCGGCTGGGACGAGTTCGCACCGCTCTCGGGCGAAGTGAAGGTCAACACCGACGAGCTGACGTGGATGGAGCTGTTCTCGCCGGACATCGTCGAACCCACCGGCAAGCTCGACGCCGACCTGCGCCTCGCCGGCACCCGCGCCGCGCCCATGGTCGGCGGCGAAGGCCGGCTACAGGATTTCGCCACGGAATTGCCATCGCTCGGCATCGCGCTCAGCCAGGGCGACGTGCAGCTGCAGGCGCAGGCCGACGGCAACGCGCGCATCGTCGGCAGCGTGCATTCGGGCGATGGCGTGTTGCACGTCGACGGCACGCTGGGCTGGCGCAACCAGGACACGCCGCTGGTATTGAACCTGCGCGGCGAGAACGTGCTGGTCGCGGAAACGCGGCAGCTGCGCGCGGTGGCGAATCCGGATGTCGCCGTACGCTACCGCGCCGGCGATCCGCTGCAGGTCAGCGGTACGGTCACGATTCCCGAAGCCGACATCAACCTCGAACGCCTCGACGAAGGCGTTTCCGCATCGGAAGACGTGGTCGTGCTCGACCCGGTCGACCCGAAGCGCGAAGCGCCGAGCCGGCTCGACCTCGACCTGGCGCTGGTGATGGGCGAGGACGTGAACATCAAGGGCTTCGGCCTGGTCGGCACCCTCGACGGTAGCCTGCGCGTGCGCGCGGTGCCGGGGCGCGAGATGCGCGGCAGCGGCGCGCTCGATGTCGCCGGCCGCTACACCGCCTATGGGCAGAAGCTCGACATCACCCGCGGGCGATTGCTGTGGTCGAACACGCCGGTCGGCGATCCCATCCTCGACGTGCGCGCCGAACGCGTGGTCGGCGACGTCACCGCCGGGATCAAGGTCGAGGGTCGCGCATCGGCGCCGCGCGCGACGGTGTATTCGGATCCGGCGAAAAGCGAATCCGAAGCGCTCTCCTACCTCGCGCTCGGCCGTCCGCTCGACAGCCTCAGCGGCGACGAAGCGCGCCAGCTCGGCGCGGCGAAATCCGCGCTCAACGCCGGCACCGGCCTCATCGCCTCCGAACTCGGTTCGCGCCTCGGCCTCGACGATGCCGGCGTCACCGAATCGCGCGCGCTTGGCAGCGACGTGCTCAGCGTCGGCAAATACCTGTCGCCCAAGCTCTACGTCGGCTACGGCGTGTCGCTGCTCGGCACCGGGCAGGTGATGATGCTGAAGTACCTGTTGCGCAAGGGCTTCGACATCCAGATCGAATCGAGCACGGTGGAGAACCGCGCTTCGGTGAACTGGCGCAAGGAAAAGTAA
- a CDS encoding autotransporter assembly complex protein TamA, protein MRPSPLRLPLLLLCCAVAIPAQAITVTKVDIGGLADPEMVENVRVSLSLGDAVGKDVSGRRLGYLLREAEAETREALEPFGYYSPTITVQRSDRSAPEGADDATAPATTPAAADAAAPTPEARAARANRTLSVSIRVELGEPVRVRGFNVGVDGAGAGDRTVRAALDAFVPRPGAVLDHALYESSKSQVSRALAAHGYFDADFSSHRVEVTRAEHAADIDLRWSSGERHLLGDAAFSQTPKKIIRDKLLRKLVHWTPGDPYDEAELDRLRRSLVALDYFGVVDVSSKPEDADDLRVPVQVDLTPAPRSIYSAGLSYGTVSGPGVRFGVERRYLNSRGHKALAQVDYANKRKVLTLQYRVPAFAWLDGWYTASLQAADIQDDYVNSRRVEFVASRSGQYNDYLNLVAAMHALRERWAYNVADDGDGAMAPIAFRYASFVYPSLSAEYVDVDNRLAPRRGAGGTLMLRGGRGGSDYGTTFAQVDATASWFHGFDAVSRLIVRGELGHTFSGELLDLPPSLRFYAGGDRSVRGYGWHEIGPRVETDHGFYYTGASNVVVGSVEYERYFKGPWGAAVFVDSGSAFDGTSPDMHTGVGIGLRWRSPVGPVRIDLARGLDDPDSPFTIGLNIGADL, encoded by the coding sequence ATGCGCCCTTCCCCCCTCCGCCTGCCGCTGCTGCTCCTGTGTTGCGCAGTGGCCATCCCGGCGCAGGCGATCACGGTGACCAAGGTCGACATCGGCGGCCTCGCCGATCCGGAGATGGTCGAGAACGTGCGCGTCTCGCTGTCGCTCGGCGATGCGGTCGGCAAGGACGTCAGCGGCCGCCGCCTCGGCTACCTGCTGCGCGAGGCGGAAGCCGAAACCCGCGAGGCGCTGGAACCCTTCGGCTACTACTCGCCGACGATCACGGTGCAGCGCAGCGACCGCAGCGCGCCGGAAGGCGCGGACGATGCGACCGCCCCGGCAACGACGCCCGCCGCGGCGGATGCGGCGGCTCCGACTCCCGAAGCGCGCGCGGCACGCGCGAACCGCACGTTGTCGGTGTCGATCCGCGTGGAACTCGGCGAACCGGTGCGCGTGCGCGGCTTCAACGTCGGCGTGGACGGCGCCGGCGCGGGCGACAGGACCGTGCGCGCCGCGCTGGATGCGTTCGTGCCCAGGCCCGGCGCGGTGCTCGACCACGCCCTGTACGAATCCAGCAAGTCGCAGGTCAGCCGCGCACTGGCCGCGCACGGATATTTCGATGCGGATTTCTCCTCGCACCGGGTCGAAGTCACGCGCGCCGAGCATGCCGCAGACATCGACCTGCGCTGGAGCAGCGGCGAACGCCACCTGCTCGGCGACGCCGCGTTCTCGCAAACGCCGAAGAAGATCATCCGCGACAAGCTGCTGCGCAAGCTGGTGCACTGGACGCCGGGCGACCCCTACGACGAAGCCGAACTCGACCGCCTGCGCCGCTCGCTGGTCGCGCTGGATTATTTCGGCGTGGTCGACGTGTCGTCGAAACCCGAGGACGCCGACGACTTGCGCGTGCCGGTGCAGGTGGACCTGACCCCGGCGCCGCGCAGCATCTACAGCGCCGGCCTGAGTTACGGCACCGTGAGCGGGCCGGGCGTGCGCTTCGGCGTCGAGCGCCGCTACCTCAATTCGCGCGGGCACAAGGCGCTGGCCCAGGTCGACTATGCGAACAAGCGCAAGGTGTTGACGCTGCAGTACCGCGTGCCCGCGTTCGCATGGCTCGACGGCTGGTACACCGCCAGCCTGCAGGCCGCCGACATCCAGGACGACTACGTCAACAGCCGGCGCGTGGAATTCGTCGCCAGCCGCAGCGGCCAGTACAACGACTACCTCAACCTCGTCGCCGCGATGCACGCGCTGCGCGAACGCTGGGCCTACAACGTGGCCGACGACGGCGACGGCGCGATGGCGCCGATCGCCTTCCGCTACGCCAGCTTCGTGTATCCGTCGCTGAGCGCGGAATACGTCGACGTCGACAACCGCCTCGCCCCGCGCCGCGGTGCCGGCGGCACCCTGATGCTGCGCGGCGGCCGCGGCGGCAGCGACTACGGCACGACCTTCGCGCAGGTGGATGCGACCGCGTCGTGGTTCCACGGCTTCGATGCGGTCAGTCGCCTGATCGTGCGTGGCGAACTCGGCCACACCTTCAGCGGCGAACTGCTCGACCTGCCGCCCAGCCTGCGCTTCTACGCCGGCGGCGACCGCAGCGTGCGCGGCTACGGCTGGCACGAGATCGGCCCGCGGGTGGAAACCGACCACGGCTTCTACTACACCGGCGCCTCCAACGTCGTCGTCGGCAGCGTGGAATACGAACGCTACTTCAAGGGCCCGTGGGGCGCGGCGGTGTTCGTCGACAGCGGCAGCGCCTTCGACGGCACCTCGCCCGACATGCACACCGGCGTCGGCATCGGCCTGCGCTGGCGTTCGCCGGTGGGACCGGTGCGCATCGACCTCGCGCGCGGCCTCGACGACCCGGATTCGCCGTTCACCATCGGCCTCAACATCGGTGCCGATTTATGA
- a CDS encoding glutamine amidotransferase: MSAPFLILETGQPVASMRRHGGFPHWIRVAAGLARDEAVVVDVEHGSELPSRDGFAGTIVTGSGAMVTERADWSERSAEWLREAAHAGMPLLGICYGHQLLAHALGGEVGYHPDGREMGTVELDLQPPAADDPLFAGLPQRFPAQATHLQSVLRPPAGATVLARSVHDACHAFRWGEAAWGLQFHPEFSATHMRGYVNAREEALREEGRCPRRLSRTISATPQARRVLRRFVRHARGH, from the coding sequence ATGTCCGCGCCATTCCTGATCCTCGAAACCGGGCAACCGGTCGCCTCGATGCGCCGCCACGGCGGTTTCCCGCACTGGATCCGCGTCGCCGCCGGGCTGGCCCGCGACGAAGCGGTGGTGGTGGACGTGGAACACGGCAGCGAACTGCCTTCGCGCGACGGGTTCGCCGGCACGATCGTCACCGGCTCGGGCGCGATGGTCACCGAGCGCGCCGACTGGAGCGAGCGCAGCGCCGAATGGCTGCGCGAAGCCGCGCATGCCGGCATGCCGCTGCTCGGCATCTGCTACGGCCACCAGTTGCTCGCGCACGCACTGGGCGGTGAAGTCGGCTACCACCCCGACGGCCGCGAAATGGGCACGGTCGAACTCGACCTGCAGCCGCCGGCCGCGGACGATCCGCTGTTCGCCGGCCTGCCGCAGCGCTTCCCGGCGCAGGCCACGCACCTGCAGTCGGTGCTGCGGCCGCCCGCGGGCGCGACCGTGCTCGCGCGTTCGGTCCACGACGCCTGCCACGCCTTCCGCTGGGGCGAGGCTGCGTGGGGTTTGCAGTTCCATCCCGAGTTCAGCGCCACCCACATGCGCGGTTACGTGAATGCGCGCGAGGAAGCATTGCGCGAGGAAGGCCGTTGCCCGAGGCGGCTATCGCGTACCATTTCCGCGACGCCGCAGGCGCGGCGCGTGCTGCGGCGCTTCGTGCGCCATGCACGCGGACATTGA
- the glyQ gene encoding glycine--tRNA ligase subunit alpha, with protein sequence MPADRVAITFQQLIQRLNAYWADQGCVLVQPLDLEVGAGTFHPATFLRALGPEPWNAAYVQPCRRPTDGRYGENPNRLQRYYQYQVAMKPSPDNIVELYFESLKALGIDPLVHDLRLVEDNWESPTLGAWGLGWEVWLNGMEVTQFTYFQQAGGLECRPVLGEITYGLERLCMYLQNCDNVFDLVWTHGPDGTPITYGDVYHQNEVEQSAYNFEHADVAELFHRFDACEAEAMKLVELGLPLPAYEQVTKASHSFNLLDARRAISVTERQRYILRVRALAQAVAKAYFAQREKLGFPGLKNIEAVIPA encoded by the coding sequence ATGCCCGCCGACCGCGTTGCAATCACCTTCCAACAGCTCATCCAGCGCCTGAATGCCTATTGGGCCGACCAAGGCTGCGTGCTGGTCCAGCCGCTGGACCTAGAGGTCGGCGCCGGCACCTTCCATCCGGCCACCTTCCTGCGCGCGCTCGGCCCGGAGCCGTGGAACGCCGCCTACGTGCAACCCTGCCGCCGCCCCACCGACGGCCGCTACGGCGAGAACCCCAACCGCCTGCAGCGCTACTACCAGTATCAGGTGGCGATGAAGCCTTCGCCCGACAACATCGTCGAGCTGTATTTCGAATCGCTGAAGGCGCTAGGCATCGATCCGCTGGTGCACGACCTGCGCCTGGTCGAGGACAACTGGGAATCGCCGACGCTCGGCGCCTGGGGACTGGGCTGGGAAGTGTGGTTGAACGGCATGGAAGTCACCCAATTCACCTACTTCCAGCAGGCCGGCGGCCTCGAATGCCGCCCGGTGCTCGGCGAGATCACGTATGGCCTGGAACGGCTCTGCATGTACCTGCAGAACTGCGACAACGTGTTCGATCTCGTCTGGACGCATGGGCCGGACGGCACGCCGATCACCTACGGCGACGTCTACCACCAGAACGAAGTCGAACAGAGCGCCTACAACTTCGAGCACGCGGATGTCGCCGAACTGTTCCACCGCTTCGACGCCTGCGAAGCAGAGGCGATGAAGCTGGTCGAACTCGGGCTGCCGCTGCCGGCCTACGAACAGGTGACCAAGGCTTCGCACAGTTTCAACCTGCTCGACGCGCGCCGCGCGATCAGCGTGACCGAACGCCAGCGCTACATCCTGCGCGTGCGCGCGCTGGCGCAGGCGGTGGCGAAGGCCTACTTCGCGCAACGCGAGAAATTGGGTTTTCCGGGATTGAAGAATATTGAAGCCGTCATCCCGGCGTAG